ATGAAATCGAAGCCGCAGAATCCGTTGATCCCAAGATGCGCGACGATGCGCGCCATGGCGTGGCGAAGCCTGGCGTCATCCAGAACGCGAAGCACACTGGATGGTCCGCGGCTCTCCGTGGTTTGCACCACCTCAAACTCAACGCTTGCGAGCAGCCGGCCCTGATGCGCCATCGCCATGCTGGTGGCCTCTCGGCCGGCGATCCACTGCTGTGCGCTGACTGCCGACTTCAGGCGCCGTGTCCAGGCGCGAAGATGCATCCACTCCCCGTCCATCAGGCCACGCTTCAGCACACGGGGAAGACTTGGGGTGCGATGCAACTTGTCCCAAAGCTGCTCCGCTTCCTCCATGGACCGAGCGACGCGCACTCCCTGACCACCTGCACTTCCATCAGACTTCAACACTAACGGGAGCCCCAGATGCGCAGCCGCGCGCGGCAGGTCATCCGGTGTTGGTATGGGTTCTGTTGCCGGAACAGGCACCTGGAGTTGGCGCGCTTGATGCAGCAAGTCGAATCGCGTCCGTGCCAGCCTCAGCGCTGCCGATCCCGCGGTGGTTGACTCAATCAGATGCCGCAGGCGCAAGCCATACTCGTTGTTTTTTCCGGCCAGCAGCAATCCGTAATGGAGTACGACTTCGTCGGCCAGAATCAGGCTGTCCGGTTGTGTAGCATCCAGGGCACGCTCGAAGCTGCGGAAGGGGCGCATCTGCCAGAAGTGTGTCCACTGTGAGATAACCCCGGTCAGCCGCGCGGGATGATCTGCCGGCGAGAGCAGGCTTACGTCGCAGCCGAAGCTGTGTAAGGCAAGGGCAAGACGCGCGCCGGAGAGCCACTCACGAGCTGTAGCGATCAGCACACGAGGAGCCCTCGTGCCGTTGCCAAACTCATTTGTTCCCGGTGCTGTCACAATCTGCGTGCCCCCATCATATGAATTTCGACCAAAGGACGTCGTCCCTTACGGGCTCGTGATTTCACGCCTGTAAAAGATCTGCCTGATGATCACAACCACAATGCTGCCGGGCAACATCGCCAGGGCCACCCCGGCAACATTCAATTTGCCTACCAGGGCAATCGCGAGGAGCACCTGCACCACGAATCCAGCGAGGTTGGCATAGAAGACCAGGCCCGCCCTATCCAAAGCAGTCAGACCATAGCTCTGAGCCAATGTTGCGGCGACTGCAATGAAGTTGAGCGCAAGAAAGAGCAGAATCAGACGACCGTTGTCGGGAAAGGCTTTAAAGATCAGTCGGGCGACCCATGGTCCCAGAGCAAGCACTCCGGTGGCGCATACAGCCGAGCCCAGCAGCAGGGCACGATCGTAGCGGGCGATCACCTGCCGCAGGCCCGTTTTTCCATCCTTCGCCAGAGAGCGTGCCACCACCGGGGCCATTGCATTCTGCAGGCTGTTTAACGCTACTCGTGGAATGTTGACGACGCTCTCGCAGATGGCATAAGCGCCCACGCTGGCCGGCCCCAGAACGGCCCCCAGCAGCCACGGGTTGCACTGGGCGCTGGCCATCGAGATCATGTTGCCGCCCAGCAGCCATCCGCCGAGACGAAGGTCCCGCCGAAAGTCTTCATACACGTCGCGCAAACGGATATTGAAGGTCTTCCATTCCGTCAAAATCCAGTACAGAGAAACCACCCCGGCCCCAAACGAAAGCACTTGCAATGTCTCGGGTACGTGCAGCCGGCCGACGCGGTACAGAAACTCCACGCCTGCGATCTGCAGGCCAACGGTCGCTACCTCAGTCCAGAAAGCGGCTTTGAAGCGGAGCTCCGCAAAGTACATGCGCCGGGTGAACTCACGGAACAGAATAGCCATGGAAGTGACAGCCAGCGGAACCATGACATTCGCATAGAGATCATAGTGGTGGCCCGCCGTCCACCAGCCGGCCATCCATAAAAGCAATGCGAACACAAGGCAGGCGCATACCTGTTGCCCGACGATGCTTCCCAGAAAGATATGCTGCCGTTCCCTTGGCGTTGAGGGCAGCCGGAACATAAAGGGCGCCCAGGAGAAGACACTGCAGATCTGGATAAAGATATCCATGGCCCGCTGGGTAAGGATGTAGGTCCCAAACTCTGAGCGGCCGGCATGCCGGCTAAGAATGGCAGCGACCACCATGTTGCCGAAGCTGTAAGTTACCTGGTCGGCCAGGGCATACGTCAGGCGGCCGCTGGCAGCCGAGAGTCCGCGGCTCCACATTGCACCCAACTTTCCCGGTGGCGGCAACGGCTCCTCGGGCCCAATGCTCGATGCTGGAAGGCTCATGCGTACGCGCTCTGATTGAGCTTCAACCTTTTCTCCATGTTGGTTCGGCCAAGTTCCAGATACGCCTCGTTCACCACGTCTCCGTTACGCGACCACAGGAACTCACGTGCACGCACGGGGGCAGCCCAACTCATCGCAAGTAGCTTTTCGGCATTCTCAGCCAATTCAATCAGTGCCCGGCGCCAGTCTTCAATCGCCCGTTTGGGGGAGATGACTGGCAGCCTGACTCCGCAGGTCGCGTCCACCATATCTTCGGCGCCCTGATGGCCAAAGCATAAGACCGGTGCACCTGCGG
This genomic window from Terriglobus albidus contains:
- a CDS encoding ATP-grasp domain-containing protein; amino-acid sequence: MTAPGTNEFGNGTRAPRVLIATAREWLSGARLALALHSFGCDVSLLSPADHPARLTGVISQWTHFWQMRPFRSFERALDATQPDSLILADEVVLHYGLLLAGKNNEYGLRLRHLIESTTAGSAALRLARTRFDLLHQARQLQVPVPATEPIPTPDDLPRAAAHLGLPLVLKSDGSAGGQGVRVARSMEEAEQLWDKLHRTPSLPRVLKRGLMDGEWMHLRAWTRRLKSAVSAQQWIAGREATSMAMAHQGRLLASVEFEVVQTTESRGPSSVLRVLDDARLRHAMARIVAHLGINGFCGFDFICEPGTRNPLLIEMNTRPTQVSHLSFGKGKDLVAAYVREVLGKQVEDRPAATNNPFIALFPQELRRDAASSWVRDAWMDVPWESPALIDFALETGGKKLNSSLLPARGDA
- a CDS encoding lipopolysaccharide biosynthesis protein, coding for MSLPASSIGPEEPLPPPGKLGAMWSRGLSAASGRLTYALADQVTYSFGNMVVAAILSRHAGRSEFGTYILTQRAMDIFIQICSVFSWAPFMFRLPSTPRERQHIFLGSIVGQQVCACLVFALLLWMAGWWTAGHHYDLYANVMVPLAVTSMAILFREFTRRMYFAELRFKAAFWTEVATVGLQIAGVEFLYRVGRLHVPETLQVLSFGAGVVSLYWILTEWKTFNIRLRDVYEDFRRDLRLGGWLLGGNMISMASAQCNPWLLGAVLGPASVGAYAICESVVNIPRVALNSLQNAMAPVVARSLAKDGKTGLRQVIARYDRALLLGSAVCATGVLALGPWVARLIFKAFPDNGRLILLFLALNFIAVAATLAQSYGLTALDRAGLVFYANLAGFVVQVLLAIALVGKLNVAGVALAMLPGSIVVVIIRQIFYRREITSP